The Setaria viridis chromosome 6, Setaria_viridis_v4.0, whole genome shotgun sequence genome contains a region encoding:
- the LOC117860089 gene encoding deoxymugineic acid synthase 1-B, translated as MAAAGDAGRRQGRTTAAIVVPAVPLSSGKPMPRVGFGTATPTLCQTEGDAAAVTDAVLRAIGAGFRHFDTAAVYNAEAAVGDAVAQAVRAGTIASRDEVYVTSKLWIADAHPGRILPALEKTLQNLRMEYVDLYLVHHPVSLRPSEVEGGPVLVKKDLVAMDMKGVWEEMEECHRRGLARAIGVSNFACKKLEHLLSFAKIPPAANQVEVNPCCRQNKLREFCRARGIQLCGYAALGANGTPWANNSVMKSPVLKQIAQDRGKTVAQVCIRWVYEQGDCVITKSFKESRMRENLDIFDWELTEDDRRKISELPESRGNYNFLVHESGPFKTVEDLWDGEITAGQCNQTALVSSD; from the exons ATGGCTGCCGCTGGTGACGCCGGCCGACGACAAGGGAGGACGACCGCGGCCATCGTGGTGCCAGCGGTGCCGCTGAGTTCCGGCAAGCCGATGCCGCGGGTGGGCTTCGGCACGGCGACGCCAACGTTGTGCCAGACCgagggcgacgccgccgccgtgacggATGCCGTCCTCCGCGCCATCGGCGCCGGGTTCCGCCACTTCGACACCGCCGCGGTGTACAACGCCGAGGCCGCGGTCGGCGACGCGGTGGCCCAGGCCGTGCGCGCGGGCACGATCGCCTCCCGGGACGAGGTCTACGTCACCTCCAAGCTCTGGATCGCCGACGCGCACCCCGGCCGCATCTTGCCGGCGCTCGAGAAGACACTACA GAATCTGCGGATGGAGTACGTGGACCTGTACCTGGTTCACCACCCGGTGAGCCTCCGGCCGTCGGAGGTTGAAGGAGGCCCGGTGCTGGTGAAGAAGGACCTGGTGGCGATGGACATGAAGGGGGTGtgggaggagatggaggagtgTCACCGGCGAGGGCTGGCCAGGGCCATCGGCGTCAGCAACTTCGCCTGCAAGAAGCTCGAGCACCTGCTCTCCTTCGCGAAGATCCCGCCGGCTGCTAACCAGGTGGAGGTGAACCCGTGTTGCCGGCAGAACAAGCTGAGGGAGTTCTGCAGGGCCAGAGGCATCCAGCTATGCGGCTACGCTGCATTGGGCGCGAACGGCACGCCATGGGCCAACAATTCTGTCATGAAGTCCCCTGTTCTGAAGCAGATCGCCCAGGACAGGGGCAAAACCGTCGCCCAG GTGTGCATTAGGTGGGTTTACGAGCAGGGCGACTGCGTGATCACCAAGAGCTTCAAGGAGAGTAGGATGCGAGAGAACCTCGACATCTTCGACTGGGAGCTCACAGAGGACGACCGCCGGAAGATTAGTGAGCTCCCAGAGTCTAGGGGCAACTACAATTTCTTGGTCCATGAATCCGGGCCATTCAAAACAGTGGAGGACTTGTGGGACGGTGAGATCACTGCCGGCCAATGTAACCAAACGGCGCTTGTTTCGTCTGACTGA
- the LOC117861972 gene encoding uncharacterized protein: MGRYPHVVDPIVDKKRLSLVLMDGGNGLNILYVETLDAMCIPRSKLWLVIAPFHGVILGMQVYPLGQIDLPVTFGDRANFRTEVLTFEVVEFLGCYHAILGRPCYAKFMAVPNYTYLKLKMPGPHGTITVGSTFSHAYACDREHYELATGLTNSAELQKLGKEAAPAMPDYNEPTAASAFSPTEETKAVEIDPSDPTKTVRIETKLPAK; encoded by the coding sequence ATGGGTCGGTACCCGCACGttgtcgaccccatcgtcgacAAGAAACGCCTTAGTctggtactcatggatgggggcaatGGCCTCAACATCCTGTATGTCGAGACCCTGGACGCCATGTGCATCCCCCGATCTAAGCTCTGGCTAGTGATCGCACCTTTCCACGGTGTGATCCTGGGGATGCAGGTGTATCCGcttgggcagatcgacctgcccgtcacatTCGGCGACCGCGCCAACTTCCGCACGGAGGTCCtaaccttcgaggtggtggagtTTCTCGGGTGctaccacgccatcctggggCGACCATgttacgccaagttcatggcagtccccaactacacctacctcaagctgaaGATGCCAGGACCGCACGGCACCATCACAGTGGGTAGCACTTTCTCGCATGCCTACGCGTGCGACCGCGAGCACTACGAGCTCGCCACTGGCCTCACCAACTCCGCCGAACTCCAGAAGCTCGGGAAGGAGGCGGCCCCAGCCATGCCCGACTACAATGAGCCGACCGCCGCGAGCGCCTTCAGTCCGACTGAGGAGACCAAGGCGGTGGAGATTGACCCCAGCGACCCGACCAAGACGGTGCGTATCGAGACCAAGCTCCCAGCTAAATAG
- the LOC117860085 gene encoding uncharacterized protein, with the protein MKMSAFLPLLVTLLSAAATLPSEALSVRGQLLKSQTFLSPPIFLRPGSVSNKWYHDIAFPRGHLALKSFNAEVVDDHGVPVPLHETYLHHWVVEPYYAPKDDAAGEARNRSKMIRHRNSGVCSQTLGQYYGLGSETRHTATWVPDPYGIEIGDPAAAPEGYEERWLVNVHAIDTRGAVDKLGCTECRCDLYNLTVDEFGRRIADDYAGGLLCCYDETRCKVEEGFVDVEARKVFLRYTVVWQDWSDAVLPVKIYIFDVTDRALLEGKTETACRVEYLVEECSSENRAKNDCVHVQVAKQILPRGGDIVFGVAHLHSGGIAASLHGEDGRLLCESTATYGDGQEAGNEADYIVGMSTCYPKPGAVTVRDGEVLTVVSNYSSHQQHTGVMGLVYILVAEHGQPQPQPQPQQLPAAAGKPGLCFSFPVSWCLPSWLSSNL; encoded by the exons ATGAAGATGTCTGCGTTCCTTCCGCTGCTCGTCACGCTCCTATCTGCAGCCGCCACACTTCCATCGGAGGCGCTCAGCGTGCGAGGCCAGCTGCTCAAATCCCAGACGTTCCTGTCGCCGCCCATCTTCCTGCGCCCCGGCTCCGTCTCCAACAAGTGGTACCACGACATCGCCTTCCCCCGCGGCCACCTCGCGCTCAAGAGCTTCAACGCCGAGGTCGTCGACGACCACGGCGTCCCCGTCCCGCTCCACGAGACCTACCTCCACCACTGGGTCGTGGAGCCCTACTACGCCCCCAaggacgacgccgccggcgaggcgcggAACCGCTCCAAGATGATCCGGCATCGGAACTCCGGCGTGTGCAGCCAGACGCTGGGGCAGTACTACGGGCTCGGGTCCGAGACCCGGCACACGGCGACGTGGGTGCCTGACCCCTACGGCATCGAGATCggcgacccggcggcggcgccggaggggtACGAGGAGAGGTGGCTGGTCAACGTGCACGCCATCGACACGCGCGGCGCCGTCGACAAGCTCGGATGCACCGAGTGCAGGTGCGACCTGTACAACCTGACGGTGGACGAGTTCGGCCGCCGCATCGCCGACGACTACGCCGGCGGGCTGCTCTGCTGCTACGATGAGACCCGGTGCAAGGTCGAGGAAGGGTTCGTCGATGTCGAGGCGAGGAAGGTGTTCCTGCGGTACACCGTGGTGTGGCAAGACTGGAGCGACGCGGTCTTGCCGGTGAAGATCTACATCTTCGATGTCACTGACAGAGCTCTGCTCGAGGGGAAAACCGAGACTGCTTGCAGG GTTGAGTACCTGGTCGAGGAATGCAGCTCAGAGAACCGGGCCAAGAACGACTGCGTCCATGTTCAGGTGGCCAAGCAGATCCTGCCGCGGGGAGGCGACATCGTGTTCGGCGTCGCGCACCTGCATTCGGGTGGCATCGCCGCTTCTCTGCACGGCGAG GACGGCCGGCTGCTGTGCGAATCGACGGCAACCTACGGCGATGGCCAGGAGGCCGGGAACGAGGCGGACTACATCGTCGGCATGTCGACGTGCTACCCGAAGCCGGGCGCCGTGACGGTGCGCGACGGCGAGGTTCTGACCGTGGTGTCCAACTACAGCAGCCACCAGCAGCACACCGGAGTGATGGGCCTCGTCTACATCCTCGTCGCCGAGCACgggcagccgcagccgcagccgcagccgcagcagctgccggccgccgccggcaagccgGGCCTGTGCTTCAGCTTCCCAGTCTCAT GGTGCCTGCCGTCATGGCTGTCGAGCAACCTGTGA
- the LOC117860088 gene encoding uncharacterized protein: MSPLFLVLLITFTSATTQALAGGARSGHGRLLKSRTYLSPPISLRPGSVSNKWYSDVAFPRGHLALKSFNGEVVDARGAPVPLHETYLHHWLVAPYYAATTSGGGEERRRQRPNAGVCGGLLGQYFGLGAETRRTATWVPDPYGVEIGNPEAPPEGYEERWSLNVHAIDTRGAADRAGCTECRCDLYNVTVDEDGRRIGAGYAGGTHCCYDQTRCAVEGGFGGGEPRELFLRYTVMWLDWSDAAVVPVMIYILDVTDTALLEGKSEPECKLEYTVEECSPESRARNDCVDVKVTKEVLPRGGDVVYAVGHQHAGGVGTSLHGEDGRLLCWSTPTYGDGEEAGNEAGYVVGMSSCYPEPGTVKVRDGEALTVVSNYTGERRRTGVMGHFYILVADEQELPAPTKQQRPSSSLCFSFPVPWCVVPPWVSGYLQ, translated from the exons ATGTCTCCGTTGTTCCTCGTGCTGCTCATCACGTTCACGTCCGCGACGACACAAGCCCTCGCCGGCGGTGCGAGATCAGGTCATGGCCGCCTGCTGAAATCCAGGACGTACCTGTCCCCGCCCATCTCCCTGCGCCCCGGCTCCGTCTCCAACAAGTGGTACTCGGACGTGGCGTTCCCCCGCGGCCACCTCGCACTCAAGAGCTTCAACGGCGAGGTCGTCGACGCGCGCGGCGCCCCCGTGCCGCTCCACGAGACCTACCTCCACCACTGGCTCGTGGCGCCCTACTACGCCGCGACGactagcggcggcggggaagagcGACGCCGCCAGCGGCCCAACGCCGGCGTGTGCGGGGGCCTGCTGGGGCAGTACTTTGGGCTCGGCGCCGAGACCCGGCGCACGGCGACGTGGGTGCCCGACCCCTACGGCGTCGAGATCGGCAACCCGGAGGCGCCGCCGGAGGGGTACGAGGAGCGGTGGTCGCTGAACGTGCACGCCATCGacacgcgcggcgccgccgacaGGGCCGGGTGCACCGAGTGCCGGTGCGACCTCTACAACGTGACCGTCGACGAGGACGGCCGCCGCATCGGCGCGGGGTACGCCGGCGGCACGCACTGCTGCTACGACCAGACGCGGTGCGCGGTGGAGGgaggcttcggcggcggcgagcccagGGAGCTGTTCCTGCGGTACACAGTGATGTGGCTCGACTGGAGCGACGCCGCCGTTGTGCCGGTGATGATCTACATACTCGACGTCACTGACACGGCGCTGCTCGAGGGGAAATCCGAGCCTGAGTGCAAG CTGGAGTATACCGTCGAGGAATGCAGCCCAGAAAGCCGGGCGAGGAACGACTGCGTCGACGTGAAGGTGACCAAGGAAGTGCTGCCGCGTGGAGGCGACGTCGTCTACGCCGTCGGGCACCAGCACGCAGGTGGCGTCGGCACTTCCCTGCACGGCGAGGACGGCCGGCTGCTGTGCTGGTCGACGCCGACCTACGGCGATGGTGAGGAGGCCGGGAACGAGGCGGGCTACGTCGTCGGCATGTCGTCGTGCTACCCGGAGCCGGGCACCGTGAAGGtgcgcgacggcgaggcgctGACCGTGGTGTCCAACTAcaccggcgagcggcggcgcacgggggtGATGGGCCACTTCTacatcctcgtcgccgacgAGCAGGAGCTGCCGGCGCCCACCAAGCAGCAGCGACCGTCGTCCTCACTGTGCTTCAGCTTCCCGGTCCCAT GGTGCGTCGTCCCGCCATGGGTGTCGGGGTACCTGCAGTGA
- the LOC117861971 gene encoding uncharacterized protein: protein MPGIPREVAEHALRIAPGSKPVKQRLRRFDDERSGNKTKIPPFLVVLLTLLSAATASLPSEALSVRGHHRLKSKTFMSPAILLRPGSVSNKWYLDIVFPRGHIALKSFNAEVVDEHGAPPYFAAKDAAKARGLPTTIPARNSGVCARTLGQYYGPGSEARRTATWVPDPYAVEAGDPAAPPEGYEELWSLNVHAIDTRGAADRLGCTECRSTRLK from the exons ATGCCTGGCATCCCGAGGGAGGTCGCCGAGCACGCACTACGCATCGCCCCGGGCTCGAAGCCCGTCAAACAACGCCTACGCCGCTTCGACGACGAGAGGA GTGGCAACAAGACGAAGATACCGCCGTTCCTTGTGGTGCTCCTCACACTGCTCTCTGCTGCAACCGCCTCTCTTCCGTCAGAGGCGCTCAGCGTGAGAGGCCACCACCGGCTCAAGTCCAAGACGTTCATGTCGCCGGCGATCCTCCTGCGCCCCGGCTCCGTCTCCAACAAGTGGTACCTCGACATCGTGTTCCCCAGAGGCCACATCGCGCTCAAGAGCTTCAACGCCGAGGTCGTCGACGAGCACGGCGCCCCC CCCTACTTCGCCGCGAAGGACGCCGCCAAGGCGCGGGGGCTCCCGACGACGATCCCGGCGAGGAACTCCGGCGTGTGCGCGCGCACGCTGGGGCAGTACTACGGGCCGGGGTCCGAGGCCAGGCGCACGGCGACGTGGGTGCCCGACCCGTACGCCGTCGAGGCCGGCGACCCGGCAGCACCGCCGGAGGGGTACGAGGAGCTGTGGTCGCTGAACGTGCACGCCATCGAcacccgcggcgccgccgacaGGCTGGGGTGCACCGAGTGCAG GAGCACTAGGCTTAAGTAG